A single window of Pontiella agarivorans DNA harbors:
- a CDS encoding type II secretion system protein, with the protein MKTRGFTLIELLVVMVILGLLLTLGSKGLRAARISAKKAKAHVEMKAIETGVMAYFNKYGKLPAPDSFQGLEDYSDSAGIFRVITGKDEGLNPAKIVFLESQRETAGVFTDPWGAQYQVVLDTDYDGFVEINDIRASRKTGAVSTGLYDVTGNTNDLLFSWR; encoded by the coding sequence ATGAAAACGCGTGGATTCACATTAATTGAACTGCTGGTCGTTATGGTTATCCTCGGCCTGTTGCTCACGCTGGGCTCCAAAGGGCTCCGTGCCGCACGAATCAGTGCAAAGAAGGCTAAAGCGCATGTGGAAATGAAGGCCATCGAAACCGGTGTGATGGCCTACTTCAATAAATATGGAAAGCTGCCCGCGCCCGATTCGTTCCAGGGTTTGGAAGATTACAGCGACAGCGCCGGCATCTTCCGTGTCATCACCGGAAAAGATGAAGGACTGAATCCGGCAAAAATTGTTTTTCTGGAATCGCAGCGCGAAACGGCCGGCGTTTTTACAGATCCATGGGGTGCACAATATCAGGTGGTGCTCGATACCGACTACGACGGATTTGTTGAAATCAACGACATACGGGCATCGCGAAAAACAGGTGCAGTTTCCACCGGGTTGTACGACGTGACCGGAAATACAAACGATCTCCTTTTCAGCTGGCGCTGA
- a CDS encoding YkgJ family cysteine cluster protein encodes MLNREVLKEFRCTGCGDCCRWGGFVLLTDSDIQNMADHLGLSEGEFIEKHTRLAPNRKQLALLDQADGSCEFLEGDRCRVYEARPEQCSSFPYAWSVPQGCPELDRLSAEQKNVE; translated from the coding sequence ATGTTAAATCGTGAAGTTTTAAAGGAATTCCGGTGCACGGGCTGCGGAGATTGCTGCCGCTGGGGCGGTTTTGTGCTGTTGACGGATTCGGATATTCAGAACATGGCCGATCACCTGGGATTGAGCGAAGGCGAATTCATTGAAAAACACACGCGTCTGGCTCCGAACCGAAAACAACTTGCGCTGCTGGATCAGGCCGACGGCAGCTGCGAATTTCTCGAAGGGGACCGTTGCCGGGTGTATGAAGCGCGTCCGGAGCAGTGCAGCTCCTTTCCGTATGCCTGGAGTGTGCCCCAGGGCTGTCCGGAATTGGACCGCCTTTCGGCCGAACAGAAAAATGTTGAATAG
- the lpxA gene encoding acyl-ACP--UDP-N-acetylglucosamine O-acyltransferase has product MADIHPTAIVADGAQIADDVVIGPYCTVSAEAVIGSGTRLISHVVIEGNTTLGRNNTVSPFAVLGGKTQDLKFKGGNPGVRIGDNNTIREYVTVNAATNDSAYTVVGNDCHILAYSHIAHCCEIGNGVVIVNACQIAGHVIIEDYATIEGSVGIVQFMRVGSMAYIGAMSKITKDVPPYMIGHGDPIAVRSFNRIGMERRGVSEEGRKAVKEAYRILYRQDGLNTSDALDRIEADVEQTPEIVHLLEFCRASEKGIAR; this is encoded by the coding sequence ATGGCGGATATCCACCCGACCGCCATTGTGGCCGATGGGGCTCAGATTGCGGATGACGTCGTCATCGGGCCGTACTGCACCGTCAGTGCCGAAGCCGTTATCGGCAGCGGCACCAGGCTGATCTCACATGTGGTGATTGAAGGGAATACCACGCTGGGCCGGAACAACACCGTCTCTCCTTTTGCCGTGCTCGGCGGAAAAACCCAGGACCTCAAATTCAAAGGCGGCAATCCCGGTGTGAGAATCGGGGACAATAATACGATCCGCGAATACGTCACCGTCAATGCCGCCACGAACGACAGTGCCTATACGGTCGTCGGTAATGACTGCCATATTCTCGCTTATTCCCATATTGCACACTGCTGCGAAATCGGTAACGGCGTGGTGATTGTGAATGCCTGCCAGATTGCCGGTCATGTGATCATTGAAGATTATGCCACCATTGAAGGTTCAGTGGGCATTGTGCAGTTTATGCGGGTCGGGTCTATGGCCTATATCGGTGCCATGTCAAAGATCACCAAGGATGTTCCGCCCTACATGATCGGACACGGCGACCCGATTGCCGTGCGCAGTTTCAACCGCATCGGCATGGAGCGTCGCGGGGTTTCGGAAGAGGGACGGAAGGCCGTTAAAGAAGCGTACCGTATTCTCTATCGCCAGGACGGACTCAACACGTCCGATGCCCTCGACCGTATTGAGGCCGACGTGGAGCAGACGCCCGAAATCGTTCACCTGCTCGAATTCTGCCGAGCTTCCGAAAAGGGCATTGCCCGCTAG
- the fabZ gene encoding 3-hydroxyacyl-ACP dehydratase FabZ: protein MSVMDINDIMGILPHRYPFLLVDRIVELDLENQKIVGYKNLTFNEPYFQGHFPGEPIMPGVKQLEAMAQVAGILLNKVKDREGAIAYFMAIDKAKFRRKVVPGDCLRMEIEITRMRSRMATVTGKAYVGEEIASQAELMFGYGA from the coding sequence ATGAGTGTAATGGACATTAACGATATTATGGGGATTCTGCCGCATCGGTATCCCTTTCTGCTGGTTGACCGCATCGTGGAACTGGATCTGGAGAACCAGAAGATTGTCGGCTACAAAAACCTTACATTCAATGAACCCTACTTTCAGGGCCATTTTCCCGGCGAACCGATTATGCCGGGGGTGAAGCAGCTCGAAGCCATGGCTCAGGTTGCCGGCATTCTGTTGAACAAAGTCAAGGATCGCGAAGGAGCCATTGCTTATTTCATGGCAATCGATAAAGCCAAGTTCCGCCGCAAAGTGGTGCCGGGCGACTGCCTGCGCATGGAAATTGAGATCACCCGCATGCGTTCGCGCATGGCGACCGTTACCGGCAAAGCCTATGTCGGAGAGGAAATTGCCAGTCAGGCCGAGCTGATGTTCGGCTACGGGGCGTAA
- a CDS encoding SRPBCC family protein has protein sequence MYTLYKETTVSTTMKEAWNFIRSPANLNHITPDDMAFEIVSDLPDQMTEGMLVEYRVQLPLFGKTPWLSELKHIVPGTSFVDEQKIGPYKLWYHYHEIRPVKQGVMFIDRVTYEVPFGPVGRLAHALFIRRTLDRIFAFREVRLRELLGSESIINLHASEKVQAG, from the coding sequence ATGTATACGCTTTATAAGGAAACAACCGTCAGCACCACGATGAAAGAGGCCTGGAACTTTATCCGCTCCCCCGCCAACCTCAATCACATCACCCCCGATGATATGGCATTCGAGATCGTCTCGGATCTGCCTGATCAAATGACCGAAGGCATGCTGGTGGAGTACCGGGTGCAACTTCCACTGTTTGGAAAAACCCCATGGCTCAGTGAACTCAAGCACATTGTTCCCGGCACCTCGTTCGTGGATGAACAGAAGATCGGTCCTTATAAACTCTGGTATCACTACCACGAAATCCGCCCCGTGAAACAGGGGGTAATGTTCATCGATCGCGTGACATACGAAGTCCCTTTCGGCCCGGTCGGCAGACTGGCCCACGCCCTTTTCATCCGCAGAACCCTTGATCGTATTTTCGCGTTCCGGGAAGTGCGACTCCGCGAATTACTCGGTTCAGAAAGCATCATCAATCTGCATGCATCAGAAAAAGTGCAGGCCGGCTGA
- a CDS encoding type II secretion system protein GspG has protein sequence MAGKFQRLELSGPWKFPGFGSGGFTLLELLVVLLIIGILISLGTGGYSLARRSAKEGQAKADIELLRNALEEYRVEYGSYPPSVGPVAVVTNVLSPFVNGDLQSVDPWGRPYLYSTNRFGYSVFSQGIDPEDDADNIDPSRAGYGL, from the coding sequence ATGGCTGGAAAATTCCAGAGGCTGGAACTTTCCGGGCCCTGGAAGTTTCCTGGGTTTGGAAGCGGCGGTTTCACGTTGCTTGAACTGCTGGTGGTGCTGCTTATCATCGGTATTCTGATCAGTCTCGGCACCGGGGGATATAGTCTGGCCCGGCGTTCCGCCAAAGAAGGGCAGGCCAAAGCGGATATTGAACTGCTCCGTAATGCCCTCGAAGAGTATCGCGTGGAATATGGAAGTTATCCGCCGTCGGTCGGGCCCGTGGCGGTGGTTACCAATGTACTGAGCCCATTCGTCAACGGGGATCTGCAGAGCGTTGATCCGTGGGGGCGACCCTATCTGTACAGCACCAACCGCTTCGGCTATTCTGTTTTTTCGCAGGGGATTGATCCGGAGGATGACGCGGACAATATCGATCCCTCCCGTGCAGGATACGGATTATGA
- a CDS encoding peptidylprolyl isomerase, with the protein MFDNLVNKKTLMILPMAAALLMIGCKEDDANAAPAPEPVDLSATEDLFAEPVQANPLTQDPTAVVVRVNGEDITRGEILEMMNIAMQQLQGRVNPQQLPQIQGQMYEQIKNDLITKKLIDAAVAQADVTVSAAEIDEAISSLQGRIPPGQTLEAALAAQGTTMEELKENIANDLKTRKFLETKTVGVPEATAEEAQEFYDSNPQNFEKQESVAASHILIKTDTATNDVQKAELKAELEQIRADIIAGKISFEDAASTHSGCPSKAQGGSLGTFGKGQMVPEFEVAAFTQEVGEVGDIIETQFGYHIIKVTERSEPGTVPFEEAKEQIMAYLSGQKKQQAVQEYIKSLRDSATIEEIQS; encoded by the coding sequence ATGTTCGACAATTTGGTAAACAAGAAGACCTTGATGATTCTTCCGATGGCCGCCGCCCTGCTTATGATCGGTTGCAAGGAAGACGACGCAAACGCAGCACCGGCTCCGGAACCGGTTGACCTCAGTGCAACAGAAGACCTCTTTGCAGAACCCGTACAGGCCAATCCGCTGACTCAGGATCCGACCGCGGTTGTGGTCCGTGTAAACGGTGAAGATATCACCCGCGGCGAAATCCTTGAAATGATGAATATCGCCATGCAGCAGCTGCAGGGCCGTGTGAATCCGCAGCAGCTTCCGCAGATTCAGGGACAGATGTACGAACAAATTAAAAACGACCTGATCACAAAAAAGCTGATTGATGCCGCCGTTGCCCAGGCCGATGTAACCGTCAGTGCTGCCGAAATTGATGAAGCTATTTCCTCTTTGCAGGGCCGCATTCCCCCGGGACAGACCCTCGAAGCCGCTCTGGCCGCACAGGGCACCACCATGGAAGAGCTGAAAGAGAATATCGCCAACGATCTGAAAACCCGCAAATTCCTCGAAACCAAAACGGTAGGCGTTCCCGAGGCTACGGCGGAAGAAGCTCAGGAATTCTACGATTCCAATCCGCAGAACTTCGAAAAACAGGAAAGCGTTGCTGCTTCCCATATTCTGATCAAAACCGATACCGCAACCAACGATGTGCAGAAAGCCGAGCTTAAAGCGGAGCTTGAACAGATCCGTGCCGACATCATTGCCGGAAAGATCTCTTTCGAAGATGCCGCATCCACACACTCCGGCTGCCCGAGCAAAGCTCAGGGCGGATCGCTCGGCACCTTTGGAAAAGGACAGATGGTTCCGGAATTCGAAGTGGCGGCTTTCACGCAGGAAGTCGGCGAAGTGGGCGATATTATTGAAACGCAGTTCGGTTATCACATCATCAAGGTCACTGAACGCTCCGAACCGGGAACGGTTCCGTTCGAAGAAGCCAAAGAACAGATTATGGCTTATCTGAGCGGCCAGAAAAAACAGCAGGCAGTGCAGGAATACATTAAAAGCCTGCGCGACAGCGCCACGATCGAAGAGATCCAGAGCTGA